The window CTTTTTTCTGCGCCTTTCCATCCACCTGACTGACAGAGATCTGAAAAGCGAGTGGAGAAGTTCATGAATGCGGGAGTGCCTCCAAAGCAGAAAATCACCACCTTTAAAGTCTCAGACAACGCTATCATTAAACCTGGTATCCGCATCCAATTTCTTACTGCCGTTTTAATTGCACTATCACTTTCCAGTAacgcctctgtgtgtgtgtatttgtgtggccAGGCACTCCTCTGTACGCTGCACATTTCCGTCCAGGCCAATACGTGGACGTCACAGCCAAATCGTAAGTTCTGAACTTTCCTCCTTGGCTTCTTGCACCCACGCATCTTATTCTGCATTCATGGCTGCTGGGAAGTCACACGTTTGTGCATCACACTTGGCCCACAAGTAGGGCTGAACAATTAATCCAATTCAAATCGACTTGGCAGTGTTGTAGAATACAAATCTCCCATCTCAActgtcaaatgaaatgaaaagaacTACACTTTGTTTATTTACAAGGTAAAACAACGGCATAGTTTGGCCATTCAGTCCGCAAGGCTTCTCTGTGGCAATGATGTATCCATGGCAACACATGTCAAAAGGAACTATAAGAGTATTTGCAGTCTTgtattctttatcttctgcaaAGAACAACAAATATTGGCCATTCTTATAAGCGGTTCAAGGAACAGTGCTGTCTCGCTTATACTGCCCTCAGGTGGCCAAACTGGGCACAGCAGGAAGATCAGCACAATTTTATACAGTACAATATTATGGGGGCTACATTTTCTCAATCAAATGCACATTAcaacaatgtttgtttttcttggtgTGACGGCTGGAATGGATTCacggcatttccattcatgaaACTTTACTGAGAGGCATTCcaaaacgttttatttttttaaacgtcCGACTTCACGGGTGTAATTAATGCAGCAGTGTGTGTACCCaatataagtgtgtgtgtgtgcttgtgtgtagtATTGGTAAAGGCTTTCAGGGAGTGATGAAGCGTTGGGGATTCAAAGGTCAGCCAGCAAGCCacggacaaacaaaaacacatcgcAGACCTGGAGCTTCCGGACCTGGAGGAGTaagacacatgcacacacccccAAACACCACCCTTAAAATAAACAGTTGGGCTTTTGTAATCCGTTAATATGCGCATGGATCTGCTCTCAGGATCCAGCCAAGGTTTTTAAGGGAAAAAAGATGCCAGGGAGAATGGGCAACATTTACATCACAGCTTCTGGACTGAAGGtgaacacacacgctcacacgcactaaataaataaaaataagggCCGCTTCGACCTTGAGCACCCCTGATGGCAATTTCAGTGCAATAATTTTCTCATTTGTCCGCCGCCTCCCCCCCCGTGACACCCCCTTCCAGATATGGAGAGTCAATACCAAGCACAATGTGCTGTATGTTAACGGCTCCGTCCCTGGCCACAGGAACTGCTTActgaaggtaaaaaaataatcacgtcTTTAAAGTGAACTTTGAAAACAGTGGTTGACCGCCCCACAGAGACGGGTGACCTTGCACCTGTTAAAAGTGCATGTCACCTGTGAGGCACTGTGATGCATCCTCATTGACACTGTGCTATATCAGCATTGTACGCGCGTGTGTGGggtagcagggggggggggggggcgcacttTAATGATCTTAGTGATATCCACACCATCCATCTCCATACTCGGCGGGCTGGGCTCATCACGCTCGTGCGTGCACAGCCTATTATTTGTTTTGCGGACAAGCAATAATGAATACAAATGCGCTTAGCTTTTCACCTCGCTCCGTCTTCTAAAGCGCGCGTACGCACCCACCTCCACCTGGACACACTTCAGATTACATTATCCCAATGGGGTCCATGTGCAGTTTAATAACATTAGATATTCCGTTGGGCACTCGTGTCTCTGGCATgttgttttaaaattaaaattgcatcTGTTACCCGAGGACATTTTTCCCCCCTGtgcttttccatttttttgcaaCCTACATTTATCACTGCAGGGCTGGAATTCACACCCACTCGCAATTTGGGCGAAATCTGAGATAACACAAATGGAGTTGCACAAATGATCAGAAATATGTATGAATCCCAATTcagatgtgtctgtgtgttctgttccAGGTGAGGGATTCAAATCTGCCCACCAGGTTGTCCAGTTTGCGCAGCCCTCCTTTCCCTACCTTCTTCATGGAAGAGGAAGGCGACCTTCCCGAAGACCTCTACGACGAGGACATGTTCATTCACACCGAGGAATCATTATCGCTCACCTGACTCCACACGCACGCCCCTTAATGAAATTGTAAGCCTCCAATAAAGTGTAACTCGGTTAAAGCACTTGGAGTTTTCCTGTGAAACCATGGCAACTAGAAGTGATGTCACGAGAGGATCCCCTTCGCAGCgagagaaagaagaaaagaagagagGAGCATAATAGCAGCGAAGGTGCAAGCATTGACAAATGGGGCTAGGGCATTACTTGTTGTCTTTTACAGAGAGCCGAGTGAAGCAAATGCAGACAGGAAGAAAATGGTATAAGCCATGGAAGTCAGCACAAAAGTGTTATAAACAGAAAGGCCAAAGGTGAGCCATGGGGAGGGGCGGAGGCTGACAAAGGTTTGACATTTGTGCTTAAGAGGATAAACGAGGACATTTATGTTGCAGCAGGAGGCGAGCGGTGCTtaggtgtgtttgtgttcagcAGTATTAAAATGAGAAACCGTCCTGCTGCGACCCTGGTACTTCCTCCCTTGCACTGTGGGGACCCATCAAATGAGAACCATGGCTTCTAAATTATGCTCAAACACTTGCACTCTATTCATGGCAATATTATTAATCACAAAAGTAATCCTCTTAATTTGTTTTTTACTACACTTGTATCAAACGGTATGTAAAGAACAAAGTAGCTCCATTCTACTGggctttattttaaaataatttaaaggaAGCAACAATTTTTGCCTATTTTTTGCTTCAATACTAAACATTCtttacagaggataaagaatacgtgACTGATTATCTGTCTAGATGAGTTGCTCCACTGGTCATATGCAGATATATTTTGCGTATAGGATTATGAATCCAATGCATTATTGTTATTGTAGCATGTTGCTTAATCACGTTTGTCGGCCTTGTCATTCAAGGATGAAACTAATTTGTGCAATTCTTGTCTGATTTGTGTTTAGTTTGCGGTGAACTTCAACCCGAAGAGGCAGGAAACAGCTTGAAGCCTGTATTGCACAGGTACAGCATATAATCACGCTCCTGTTGGGGGGGTGGAGCACTGTCAGATCTTGTTTTTGTCCGTTCATCCAGAACAACACTTGAGGCCAGGTGTCAGTGAGAGATAATCGAAGTCatagttcattccggaaatgttttgacaagagATGAGGTTGCAAGTTCGTCCAAAACTGTCGTGCGTAAATTCTTCGGAAATGTCTGAGGATCCAAGGCGAAGCGAAGTCTGCCAATCCGAACTCTTATTGATCGTCAGTAATTAAGATGCTCTTAGTTCTCGTGTGCACGAATGAAATTCTTGATTTATTTGACTGTTTTTCCAACTACGAAAAGAGCTGAAACTAAATTACACTTAAATAAAACTTTCCTTTCGCTCACCCTCCCAATCCATCCCTGTCCATCAATGTAATTTGCTAATAATTtgtaatttgtaattttttccTCCCAACGCAAACATTTCAAAGGCAAATTACTTGGACTTCGGACCGAGGGGCTTTTGGATTTTGACATGATGGATCTGGCCCCCGCCTTCCGCTGGCTCAACAAGCGAGCGGTTTGATTTCCATTAGTAATGAGCTTGCACAAAGACAACACGGGCGCACGTTTAATGTCTAAGCAAGCAAAGATTGCTCGGCCGACACACACGAGATTCAGTCCCtgcgtatgtgtgtatgtgataTGAATTATTGAGTGTGTTATTTGAGGGACAGCTGCCCTCTCCAGCACATTAACTCCCTCAATCAGACGTACGGTCGCGAAGGCAGCCGGAGTTGAGTAGCgggaaaatattcaaatgaagGAATTGTTCACGCAATTTCACACTGACTCGTAAACAGTCAGCTAGCACTTTGGTGGCTAGCTTACGCAACACACAGGTTCTGATGATTTCAGGAACTGGCCCCCGGGGCCTCACGTGTGACACCTGTGTTGGAATATCACCACACGCCTTTAAGCTTTACCCCCGGTGGTCTCGCTGTGCACGGCGTCCCTCGGGTGTGTTGGCCCCTCTCTGAGTGACGTCCCATCCCTTTCCGCCTTTGTAAATTTGGGCACCTTCCCCCCCTGCAGCACAGCTGGGTGAGACCCAGCGGGTGTTCCTACATCTCCACGTATGTGTGTGACCTTATGGAAAGCGCCCACTCTCTGTCTTATCCCACTTGCTCTCCATCACAATTAGAGGTAGGACTTATGAGGTatctccatggcaacacagCAAGAAGCTCTTACTTACTCCTCACTTCTTCACCTCATCTCCTTTGAGGACATTCTTCAAGCAAGGTCACGcatgctttcttcctcacttgaCTTCCAGTAAAGGTGTCCCATTTCTCAGCTTTGGACGATCGGTAGTGCAAAAGCGCCACGCAGTTGTCAAGGTCTCAAATAACATCCATTAAGCTAACTATATAACCTTTCGCTAATTTGTAGGGGGGGTGTTTAAATGAGCCGTGTTGTGATTAGAAGGGAAATGTCAGGGGTTTTTCAACCGGAAATCTTCACCGCAAGAATGTAACCGCGGGGTATTGAAGTCAATCAATACTGAAACCAAGCAAGAAGCCTGaaggagagagaggaggagaccGGAAAGGTGAACAATGGAGACATCAGATGGAAAAGGACGTTCTCTGGGTCACATTGTGTTTCCTCTTTGTGGCCTTTGACAGCTTCACTGGGACAAAAGAATTAGGACACGTCAATTATTTCTTCACCTGTCCAAATacttttgcaaaacaatttccATTTGCAGTATTTTAAAATTGAAGCATTAGTAAATAAGTTCGGAGTCACTATTGCATCAATAATACGTAAAGTGGATatcaaaagtctgcacacccctgttcaatgcCAGCTTTTGAACTAAAAAGAAATCTACTATTGATGTAATGGGGTCTTAATAATTGACTATTCGCTCAGACATTTAAGAGCCAAGTAACATGGCGGTAATTGTGCTCTGTGTTGCTGAAAACATCGATAATATTCAAACGCATCTCAACAATAGAAAAACAAATTTTAGAGGCGCCGCAGTGATGAAATGGGACAGCCTGTCGATGGGCGGCCATTTGGGTGAAGCGACCCTTTAAGCTGGTGTGTCTGAACAACAGAACACACTTCCTTTTGTGCTCTCACACCATGACATTTCCCCACCTCAATAGAAAGGCCACACAAAAGAAACATCAcaaagaatagaaaaaaaatggattttttttctccaccccCACATGATATTTGATAATGTTGCTACGcttgacaaaagaaaaataaagcataCAAGAAGATTATAGCTGTGTGTTGTTGCATTGGGACAACAAAATTAGAATCTCAATGCCAGTCAAAGAGTGAATTGAAATGCTTTCAAAGCTGTCAAGACTTTTTGTAGGTCTCGCGGTGCAAGACTGCAACCTAGTGGTTCCTAACCATACACTGGTTTTCAGGCAAAGGGGAACCGGAGAGGTTGTCCAGGGTAACGTGTCACAGGAGGCGATGGAAAAAACAATCCAGTCACTCTATGGAAGGGTAAGTATCTTTATGATCTGAGGGAAACCaattgtgcatgtgtgagaAACCATAAAATGATTATTTATAGAGTAGAACAAGGGTTCATATTTTGTGCCAAGTAAGGCCCTTGAAGCGATAGAGTCCACTTCGGCTGACGCCAACCTATTTATAAAGACAGAGATTGACAGGAAGGACAACATCACCTTCGCCCGATCCATTTAGGAATGCAGCGTGCTCTTCTCCAACAAGTAAATCAAAGGAGAGAAGTGTGCAGGCTCAATGAGGCCTGCAGCTATGTCAATATGGCCAAACTGGCAAATATGTGAGATGATTTATTCAAAGTGAACAAAGAAACTGACGTGTCTGTGACCGAAGATGGCGGATTCACGTCCTGAACACGAAAGAGGAATTAATCACAAGCCTGACATTATGAATAATTTATCAAATGCTCAGGAACAGCATGACTGTGTCGGAGTTTGAGCAGTTCTATTATTTCTTTGTACTCAAccttatattattttataaccTGGacgaaaaatgaacaaaaagtaaTAGGtggttctccatttttttttaaccttaaaTACTTGACAGTCCAACTATCACCGTAATCATCAACATTAAAATACTGGAGCATAGATTATATTCCTAAAATTGGAATATCACAATAAAAGGACGTCAGATTATACTTAAAATGATCATATTAACAGAAAGAACTAATTATAAGGCAAAATTGTGATGTATTTGCTAACGTTGGCCTTCTCtgtaattcaatttaattgatTGTTTAAGCCTCTATCGTGTAGATATAATATGCTTTGAGTATGAATGCATTTATTTAGTTTAGACATGCAGATCAAATGAAAATATAAGAATGTGGCTGCTTTCAGAAAAATGTCATCTTGTTGTTGCAATGCATAATATATCCGCAAGGTGGCAGCAGAGCCTCTTAAACTATTGTCTTCAACGCGTCCTTTTGGACCACCCcatttgaaacaaaacaaaaatcacctGTTTTTAATATTATCTATTTATTGGGAAATCAAAAACATGTCAAATGTACCAAAACGTAAAATACTACTAATAAAAAAAGATGTACTGATATAACTAAAACTACTTTCATAAAAATGTACTGACATTGGCACCAGATTAGGAAAACTTGTTCACACTTGACGGGTCATCTTGTGCTTATTCTGTTAAGTTTTGACCTGAGTTTCATCCAAGATGGTGAAAATGACTTGTATTGAATCCGTTTCCATTTAATTGTGAACTTAAGGTGGATGGTGCATAGTTGACCCACTTCCACTTATTTCTGTATTGTTATATTCTATGAGCCTAATGAAGGTTAGAGTCCTAATGGATAATGACTGTTTACGTTAGTCATGACAcgtttgagcatttattcgATAGCCTTAATATCCATCTTAAGTGGTCAATAGTGAACC of the Syngnathus typhle isolate RoL2023-S1 ecotype Sweden linkage group LG20, RoL_Styp_1.0, whole genome shotgun sequence genome contains:
- the mrpl3 gene encoding 39S ribosomal protein L3, mitochondrial isoform X1 yields the protein MAVWGCRFLQRGTRLIGLRAATESSIQSVTCVRTLRSATWGDEHLTEENQQYLRREAAKEFRQQTADKLNPLKDEPWQRHEWTEGSRRVGLVAVKLGMAPLWTKTGERHVVTMLQVQDCHVIQHIPKEEYDGNTAALIVGGKNVSPFQRSEKRVEKFMNAGVPPKQKITTFKVSDNAIIKPGTPLYAAHFRPGQYVDVTAKSIGKGFQGVMKRWGFKGQPASHGQTKTHRRPGASGPGGDPAKVFKGKKMPGRMGNIYITASGLKIWRVNTKHNVLYVNGSVPGHRNCLLKVRDSNLPTRLSSLRSPPFPTFFMEEEGDLPEDLYDEDMFIHTEESLSLT
- the mrpl3 gene encoding 39S ribosomal protein L3, mitochondrial isoform X2, producing MAVWGCRFLQRGTRLIGLRAATERTLRSATWGDEHLTEENQQYLRREAAKEFRQQTADKLNPLKDEPWQRHEWTEGSRRVGLVAVKLGMAPLWTKTGERHVVTMLQVQDCHVIQHIPKEEYDGNTAALIVGGKNVSPFQRSEKRVEKFMNAGVPPKQKITTFKVSDNAIIKPGTPLYAAHFRPGQYVDVTAKSIGKGFQGVMKRWGFKGQPASHGQTKTHRRPGASGPGGDPAKVFKGKKMPGRMGNIYITASGLKIWRVNTKHNVLYVNGSVPGHRNCLLKVRDSNLPTRLSSLRSPPFPTFFMEEEGDLPEDLYDEDMFIHTEESLSLT